From a single Acidobacteriota bacterium genomic region:
- a CDS encoding alpha/beta hydrolase, with translation MMKVRIPILVLLALLTVSGTFGQTNPLSAAGRFRAGWRSVTVTRPNNTTFTARLFYPATTNGQNATYDPSGGPYPAITFGHGFFQAVSNYQSTLEHLATHGYFVIASDSEGGLLPSHQNFANDLRQSLTYLESENSNSASTLFNQIQTSRFGASGHSMGGGASILAASQDPRIKALANLAAAETNPSAVNAMPSVTVPASLISASSDTIVPVASNGQLMFNAGPPPKLLPVIQGGWHCGFIDANGFGCDSGTIARSEQLAETRRLLTSFFNLYLKSDETVWKQVWGNELNNSLVQSQTRSGIELSPSSITVAAPVGVLTTIPITVTNRGASAASFTIFIEQRRWLGIANPAQTALLSPNQSTVVNLAVRRLWKTPRMLNSLIVSARSNSDNLTRSLATITLE, from the coding sequence ATGATGAAGGTTCGGATTCCGATTCTTGTTCTTTTGGCCCTATTGACCGTCTCCGGCACATTCGGGCAGACCAATCCACTGAGCGCGGCCGGCCGGTTTCGCGCCGGTTGGCGGAGCGTTACGGTTACCCGCCCGAACAACACGACTTTCACGGCCCGGCTTTTCTATCCCGCAACGACAAACGGACAGAACGCGACTTACGATCCGTCCGGCGGGCCATATCCGGCGATCACGTTCGGTCACGGATTTTTCCAGGCCGTTTCGAATTATCAATCGACTCTCGAACATCTCGCGACCCACGGCTATTTCGTCATCGCCTCCGATTCCGAAGGCGGATTGTTGCCGAGCCATCAGAATTTCGCCAACGATCTGAGACAGTCTCTGACATATCTTGAATCGGAAAACTCGAATTCGGCATCGACGCTCTTCAATCAGATCCAGACTTCGAGATTCGGCGCATCGGGACATTCGATGGGCGGCGGCGCGAGCATTCTCGCCGCTTCGCAGGACCCGCGGATCAAGGCGCTGGCGAATCTCGCCGCCGCAGAAACGAATCCGTCGGCGGTGAATGCGATGCCGTCGGTGACTGTTCCGGCATCGCTCATCTCGGCGAGTTCCGATACGATCGTGCCCGTCGCGTCGAACGGTCAGTTGATGTTCAACGCCGGACCGCCGCCAAAACTGCTGCCGGTAATCCAGGGCGGCTGGCATTGCGGATTCATCGACGCCAACGGATTCGGCTGTGATTCCGGGACGATCGCGCGCTCCGAACAGCTTGCCGAAACACGACGACTTCTGACCTCGTTTTTCAATCTCTATTTGAAAAGCGACGAAACGGTCTGGAAGCAAGTCTGGGGCAACGAACTCAACAATTCTTTGGTTCAGTCGCAGACGCGTTCGGGAATTGAACTTTCGCCGTCGTCGATCACCGTGGCCGCTCCCGTCGGCGTCTTAACGACGATCCCGATAACCGTCACGAATCGCGGGGCTTCGGCGGCGAGTTTCACTATCTTCATCGAACAACGCCGCTGGCTCGGCATTGCGAATCCGGCGCAAACGGCTCTGCTCTCACCGAATCAATCGACGGTCGTCAATCTGGCGGTCCGACGTCTCTGGAAAACGCCGCGGATGCTCAACTCTCTGATCGTTTCGGCGCGCAGCAATTCCGATAATCTGACCCGCAGCCTGGCTACGATAACACTCGAATGA
- a CDS encoding transglycosylase SLT domain-containing protein: MKAKFPISALLIALICISVPAQDPAIQIRQAVETRDNQTAIAELESLRRTDRKLFELNNYDYLLGRLQERRGDASAAAASFQRVVARGSILKPYALWHLSRIASASGNLILERLYLQELLTIAPESLSAEAASIRLARSLFESEDYDGAARQLARAGGAGTPNLKTDPRARENLVLLGEALFRSGKAGEAREAFLKLVDNLPNPAQPDDFALAGAIGLDRLDAGENFGRSAPGLADHLHLQRAIIYQFNRDFADARLHYRAIIERYPESGNVPDALFQIGRGYAQSANYREALIWFERLLEKFPDHPVAKDALNQSASAYARLGDSKKAVERYRAFIDKFPNDERIERGYLNIVDVLRDANDEKGALDWAAKTQEVFRGKPPEAIALFAQLRIRIAAGDWPNALIDAEKLLTFGDLGGTRVPGGTNVAEITFLKGLILENLQRFSESIDIYLSIPDGRSEYYGWRATERMRALAADPASKRFTETKTGQLRAASNQTITAENADAVRRSAQSLYRLTNDRNLLETIRATYGLIDSYRQIPTFKLLELGRRDLLKSSKDGTVAGELLFLGLYDEGAPELEKSLAGQNPNPSSDDVKFTLAVLYKRGDTANRSVAFIEPLWRKVPSDFQIELIPVDQAELLYPAPYAESLLRSATPRGVDPRYVLSIMRQESRYRADVKSVAAARGLMQFISTTSNQIAAELGRKSFRQDELYDPPTAILFGSQYLANIYKLFPGEHAAVAASYNGGEDNMKRWMARSRTELPDRYVPEIIFSQSKDYVYKVLANYRVYQFLYDERLRRRDAPKPQ, encoded by the coding sequence ATGAAAGCGAAATTTCCAATTTCAGCCCTGCTCATCGCGCTGATCTGCATTTCGGTACCGGCTCAGGACCCGGCAATCCAGATTCGACAGGCCGTAGAAACCCGCGACAACCAAACCGCCATCGCGGAACTCGAATCGCTCCGCCGCACGGACCGCAAACTGTTCGAACTCAATAATTACGACTATCTTCTCGGGCGCCTGCAGGAACGCCGCGGCGATGCGTCGGCCGCCGCCGCGAGTTTCCAGAGAGTCGTCGCGCGCGGTTCGATCCTGAAGCCGTACGCGCTCTGGCATCTTTCGCGCATCGCGAGCGCGAGCGGAAATCTTATCCTCGAGCGCCTCTATCTTCAGGAACTTTTGACGATCGCGCCCGAGAGTCTATCGGCCGAAGCCGCCTCGATCAGACTCGCGCGCAGTCTGTTTGAAAGCGAGGACTACGACGGCGCCGCAAGACAGCTCGCCCGCGCCGGGGGCGCCGGAACGCCGAACCTCAAGACCGATCCGCGCGCGCGGGAGAATCTCGTTCTGCTCGGTGAAGCGCTTTTTCGGAGCGGCAAGGCAGGCGAAGCCCGCGAGGCATTTCTCAAACTCGTCGACAATCTTCCGAATCCGGCGCAGCCCGACGACTTCGCGCTTGCCGGCGCCATCGGGCTCGATCGGCTTGACGCCGGTGAGAATTTCGGCAGATCGGCCCCTGGACTTGCCGACCATCTGCATCTGCAGCGCGCCATCATTTACCAGTTCAACCGCGATTTCGCCGACGCGCGCCTTCACTATCGCGCGATCATCGAACGCTACCCGGAAAGCGGGAATGTCCCCGACGCGCTCTTCCAGATCGGCCGCGGTTACGCGCAAAGCGCAAACTATCGCGAAGCGCTAATCTGGTTCGAACGGTTGCTCGAGAAGTTCCCCGATCATCCGGTCGCGAAGGACGCGCTGAATCAGTCGGCCTCCGCCTACGCCCGGCTTGGGGATTCGAAAAAGGCCGTCGAACGCTATCGGGCGTTCATCGACAAGTTTCCGAACGACGAACGGATCGAGCGCGGTTATCTCAACATCGTCGACGTCCTGCGTGACGCGAACGACGAAAAAGGCGCGCTTGATTGGGCCGCGAAAACGCAAGAGGTCTTCCGCGGAAAACCGCCCGAAGCGATAGCGCTCTTCGCGCAACTGCGAATTCGCATCGCGGCAGGCGATTGGCCCAATGCCCTGATCGATGCCGAAAAACTGCTGACCTTCGGCGATCTTGGCGGCACGCGAGTTCCCGGCGGAACGAATGTTGCCGAGATCACCTTCCTGAAGGGACTGATCCTCGAGAATCTTCAGCGATTTTCCGAATCGATCGACATTTATCTGTCGATTCCGGACGGCCGAAGCGAATACTACGGCTGGCGGGCGACGGAGCGTATGCGCGCGCTCGCCGCCGATCCCGCGTCCAAACGGTTCACCGAGACGAAGACCGGTCAGCTTCGCGCGGCTTCGAATCAAACGATAACGGCGGAAAACGCCGACGCCGTCCGCAGATCCGCACAGTCGTTGTACCGGCTGACGAACGACCGGAACCTGCTTGAGACAATCCGGGCAACCTACGGATTGATCGATAGTTACCGGCAGATACCGACGTTCAAACTGCTGGAATTGGGACGACGCGATTTGCTGAAGTCGTCCAAGGACGGTACCGTCGCGGGCGAACTTCTGTTTCTGGGTCTTTACGACGAGGGCGCGCCCGAGTTGGAAAAGAGTCTCGCGGGCCAAAACCCGAATCCAAGTTCCGACGATGTCAAGTTCACGCTCGCGGTTCTCTACAAACGCGGCGACACGGCGAATCGATCGGTCGCCTTCATCGAGCCGCTTTGGCGCAAGGTTCCTTCCGACTTCCAGATCGAACTGATTCCGGTCGATCAGGCGGAACTGCTCTACCCGGCGCCGTATGCCGAATCGCTTCTCAGGTCCGCCACGCCGCGCGGCGTCGACCCGCGTTACGTTCTCTCGATAATGCGTCAGGAATCCCGTTATCGAGCCGACGTCAAATCCGTTGCCGCCGCGCGTGGGCTGATGCAGTTCATCTCGACGACGTCGAATCAGATCGCGGCCGAACTCGGCCGAAAGAGCTTTCGTCAGGACGAGCTTTACGACCCGCCGACGGCCATCCTGTTCGGCTCGCAGTATCTCGCGAATATCTACAAGCTCTTTCCCGGCGAGCACGCGGCGGTCGCGGCGAGCTACAACGGAGGCGAGGACAATATGAAACGCTGGATGGCCCGTTCGCGTACCGAACTTCCCGACCGATACGTTCCGGAGATCATTTTTTCGCAGTCAAAGGACTACGTTTACAAGGTTCTCGCGAATTACCGGGTCTATCAGTTCTTATACGACGAACGGCTTCGCCGGCGAGACGCCCCTAAACCCCAATAA
- a CDS encoding WG repeat-containing protein: MFFAGQQFGRYTLVKQIGKGAYGEVWLAMRHAKFVTTKVAVKLPNTDQIDFDAIRQEAILWEQASGHPNVLPIIEADEFDGQVVIVSEYASDGTLDDILGRNGKLPLRKTVELALGIAHGLEFLHSRRIVHRDVKPANVLLQGDTPRLTDFGMSRVVLSNSISMQVSGTPYYMAPEAFRRKRDRQSDIWSFGVVLYEMLTGEMPFPGDEVDEICQAVLNDKPLPLPKTVPRELRSIILRALEKSPADRYQSVSEMREDLQNLVPKLSEYETHGEPFANETETPVAVPERKAKHSFFNHSQLVPEHSGRGWMTRLLSMKLLILLILTIGFAATAGVYFMSRPHPVPFRKGDKFGFSTWEKQTVVEPRYDLARPFTYNRALVGIGTYNGSGEFQGKFGFVDPQGREVIAPEYDDAESFSEKLAKVGRFTASTSDRRYGYIDQSGNIVVPFTFEAAHGFSESLAAVRFQGKWGFIDTNSGTVVPFDYDGAQSFSGGYAVVERAGKFGYVDKKGALVIQPAFDFAGNFSAGKAPVKKDGRAFFIDTSGREVLSADYSSAAQFSEGFAMVTSGGKSGFIDQKGEVAVPFIYECESSRFSEGLAAVPLNGRFGYINRYGTLVIPFRFRDAAPFNGNLARVRSAADGREFYISFDGTEFFAP, encoded by the coding sequence ATGTTTTTCGCAGGCCAGCAATTCGGCAGATACACATTGGTCAAGCAGATCGGTAAGGGCGCTTACGGTGAAGTTTGGCTGGCGATGCGCCACGCCAAATTCGTGACGACCAAGGTCGCCGTTAAACTCCCGAACACCGATCAGATCGATTTCGACGCGATCCGCCAGGAAGCGATCCTTTGGGAACAGGCGAGCGGTCATCCAAACGTCCTGCCGATCATCGAGGCCGACGAATTCGACGGCCAGGTCGTGATCGTCAGCGAGTATGCTTCCGACGGAACGCTCGACGACATTCTCGGACGAAACGGCAAACTTCCGCTTCGAAAAACCGTCGAACTTGCGCTCGGGATCGCCCACGGACTTGAGTTTCTGCATTCGCGCCGCATCGTCCATCGCGACGTCAAGCCCGCCAACGTGCTGCTTCAGGGCGACACGCCGCGACTTACGGACTTCGGAATGTCACGCGTCGTTTTGAGCAATTCCATCAGTATGCAGGTCAGCGGAACGCCTTACTATATGGCACCCGAAGCGTTCCGCCGAAAGCGCGACCGTCAGTCGGACATCTGGTCATTCGGCGTCGTACTCTACGAAATGCTGACCGGCGAGATGCCTTTTCCCGGAGACGAGGTCGATGAGATCTGTCAGGCCGTGCTCAACGACAAACCTCTCCCGTTGCCGAAAACCGTCCCGCGCGAACTTCGAAGCATCATCCTCAGGGCGCTTGAAAAATCGCCCGCAGATCGCTATCAGTCCGTTTCCGAGATGCGGGAGGATCTTCAGAATCTGGTTCCGAAGCTTTCCGAATACGAGACGCACGGCGAGCCGTTCGCGAATGAAACCGAAACGCCGGTCGCAGTTCCGGAACGAAAGGCGAAACACTCGTTCTTCAATCATTCGCAGTTGGTGCCGGAACATTCGGGCCGGGGTTGGATGACGCGTCTGTTGTCGATGAAATTGCTGATCTTGCTGATTCTGACGATCGGATTCGCCGCGACTGCCGGGGTTTATTTTATGAGCCGTCCGCATCCCGTTCCGTTCCGAAAAGGCGACAAGTTCGGCTTCAGCACCTGGGAAAAGCAGACTGTTGTCGAACCGCGCTACGATCTCGCCCGACCGTTCACATACAACCGCGCGCTCGTCGGAATCGGAACCTATAACGGAAGCGGCGAGTTTCAAGGCAAGTTCGGATTTGTTGACCCTCAAGGCCGCGAGGTAATCGCGCCCGAATACGACGACGCCGAGAGTTTTTCCGAGAAACTCGCGAAAGTTGGGCGATTTACGGCCTCCACTTCGGACCGGCGTTACGGCTATATCGATCAGTCCGGAAACATTGTCGTGCCGTTCACATTCGAGGCCGCACACGGATTTTCGGAATCGCTTGCCGCGGTTCGTTTTCAAGGGAAATGGGGCTTTATTGATACCAATTCCGGAACGGTTGTGCCGTTTGACTATGACGGGGCGCAGAGTTTTTCCGGCGGTTACGCCGTCGTCGAACGCGCCGGAAAGTTCGGATACGTCGACAAGAAGGGCGCGCTGGTGATTCAGCCGGCGTTCGATTTCGCGGGAAACTTCTCTGCCGGCAAGGCGCCCGTGAAGAAGGACGGGCGGGCGTTTTTCATCGACACTTCGGGCCGCGAGGTATTGAGCGCGGATTATTCGAGCGCAGCGCAGTTTTCCGAAGGTTTCGCAATGGTCACCTCGGGCGGAAAGTCGGGGTTCATCGATCAGAAGGGCGAAGTCGCGGTCCCGTTCATTTACGAATGCGAATCGTCACGCTTTTCAGAAGGATTGGCGGCGGTACCGCTCAACGGACGATTCGGCTACATCAACCGTTATGGAACGCTGGTGATTCCTTTTCGCTTCCGCGACGCGGCGCCGTTCAACGGCAATCTGGCCCGCGTCCGCTCGGCCGCGGACGGTCGCGAGTTCTATATTTCGTTTGACGGCACGGAGTTTTTCGCTCCGTAA
- a CDS encoding SCO family protein, which produces MRYIILLFSVSLLFSACQKPAPQKSDPANQKRYKLTGKVIAVDRAKKKATIEHDEIKDYMKAMTMDFPIHADWVWDDLKPGAEVRAELVVDETAPEPYWLENIGIISAPNPDAPVPVDDRFASVGKEVIDFTLTNQDGKKVSSRDFRGKAWAITFIYAQCPLPDYCIRMSTNFSDAAHQIKDSEFKDKIALLSVSFDPERDTPEKLRQYGQGYLGKDAKPDFSVWQLAVGTDKEIRPVADFFGLRYEVDANDKTQFNHSLRTALIGPDGKVVKVLSGNDWTPADLLRELRATLEKQ; this is translated from the coding sequence ATGCGCTACATCATTCTGCTTTTTTCCGTTTCGCTATTGTTTTCCGCGTGCCAAAAACCGGCGCCGCAAAAATCCGATCCGGCCAATCAAAAACGCTACAAGCTTACCGGAAAGGTTATCGCCGTCGACCGCGCGAAGAAGAAGGCGACGATCGAACACGACGAGATCAAGGACTATATGAAGGCGATGACGATGGATTTTCCGATCCACGCCGACTGGGTTTGGGACGATCTCAAGCCGGGCGCCGAGGTCCGCGCCGAATTGGTGGTCGACGAAACCGCGCCGGAACCATACTGGCTCGAGAACATCGGCATCATTTCGGCCCCGAACCCGGACGCGCCGGTTCCGGTCGATGACCGTTTCGCCTCGGTCGGGAAAGAGGTCATCGATTTCACGCTTACCAATCAGGACGGCAAAAAGGTCTCGTCGCGCGATTTCCGCGGCAAGGCGTGGGCGATCACGTTCATCTACGCGCAATGTCCCCTGCCCGACTACTGCATCCGGATGTCAACCAACTTTTCGGACGCGGCGCATCAGATCAAGGATTCGGAGTTCAAAGACAAGATCGCGTTGCTCAGCGTCTCGTTCGATCCCGAACGCGACACGCCGGAGAAGCTCCGGCAATATGGCCAGGGTTATCTCGGCAAGGATGCAAAACCGGACTTCAGCGTCTGGCAGCTCGCCGTTGGAACCGACAAGGAGATCCGTCCGGTCGCGGACTTTTTCGGCTTGCGTTACGAGGTCGACGCGAACGACAAAACGCAGTTCAACCACTCGCTTCGAACCGCATTGATCGGCCCCGACGGCAAGGTCGTCAAGGTCCTCTCGGGCAACGACTGGACCCCGGCGGACCTCCTGAGAGAACTCCGCGCGACGCTTGAAAAACAATGA
- a CDS encoding VCBS repeat-containing protein, whose protein sequence is MKRKVLPEFRIWRTLFVVFAFCLASVAPFYFGDQSEAQTTSTGTLLVAPLSGPTANTTTPGPRGLGRYFVDPANNRVFETEVTAVNLPVDTMLGVFVDNALVGRIRVSALHNGLLRLSTVAGDTVPMVTVGSRLAVRNDLTTILAGTFAPPPTPSPTLSPQPTPNVAFFAQLNGPITTTGTMPRGLAQYAEFGTAKRLTVFVNQIRLPGGTVLDVLVNGASVGTITLNNVGEGVLRLDTNNGGSVPTIVAGDTATVKNGNVTILGGVFRASVTPSPTPTRTPPPPRPNRAFAGHLGGRQVVPPVTTDARGVIFVVLNEPETKINVFCGFYGLSSAQTSAKIYGPAMAGETGPELFDIGAIGGTMGRFPMKTFDVTAEQVTQLRHGLLYVQIGSVDNPTGEIRGQIRSRTRPSNFLGAETEDIAVFRPSNGIWYVKEGTGYSEQILGGAGDVPVSGDFDGDGKTDYAVFSNGNWTIRRSSDGGQTSRQFGLAGDVPTRGDYDGDGDSDLAVFRPSNGTWYVEKSNGTGYTIIRFGLAGDIPVASDMDGDGRTDMTVFRPSTGTWYWTRSGKGDTQASQFGTAGDIPIAGDIDGDGASDLAVYRPSTGVWYAWRSSDGTFDIRQFGLSEDVPVAGNYDGDGITDIAVFRPSTGTWYIWRSSDGTYDTKFFGVEGDVPTTKN, encoded by the coding sequence ATGAAGCGAAAAGTTCTTCCCGAATTTCGAATTTGGAGGACGCTTTTTGTCGTTTTCGCATTTTGTCTCGCATCCGTTGCGCCATTCTATTTCGGCGACCAAAGCGAGGCGCAAACGACATCAACCGGAACACTCCTTGTCGCGCCGCTGAGCGGTCCGACGGCCAACACCACAACGCCTGGACCGCGCGGCCTCGGCAGATACTTTGTTGACCCAGCCAACAACCGGGTCTTCGAAACCGAAGTGACCGCGGTCAATCTTCCGGTCGACACGATGCTCGGAGTTTTCGTCGACAACGCACTCGTCGGCCGAATTCGCGTTAGCGCGCTCCATAACGGACTGCTTCGACTCAGCACCGTCGCCGGCGACACCGTCCCGATGGTGACCGTCGGCTCAAGGCTCGCCGTTCGCAACGATTTGACGACGATCCTTGCCGGAACGTTCGCGCCGCCGCCGACCCCTTCGCCGACCTTGAGTCCGCAGCCGACGCCGAACGTGGCTTTCTTTGCCCAGCTTAACGGACCGATCACAACAACCGGTACGATGCCGCGCGGCTTGGCCCAGTATGCCGAATTCGGCACGGCCAAGCGCCTAACGGTCTTCGTCAATCAGATCAGGCTTCCGGGCGGAACCGTGCTTGACGTGCTGGTCAACGGCGCAAGCGTTGGGACGATCACGCTGAACAACGTCGGCGAGGGGGTTCTCCGGCTCGACACGAACAACGGCGGCAGCGTCCCGACGATCGTCGCCGGAGACACGGCAACGGTCAAAAACGGTAACGTCACGATACTTGGCGGCGTTTTCCGCGCCTCCGTGACGCCTTCGCCAACGCCGACGCGCACTCCGCCGCCACCGCGCCCGAACCGCGCCTTTGCGGGTCACCTGGGTGGCCGGCAGGTCGTGCCGCCGGTAACGACCGATGCCCGCGGCGTCATATTCGTCGTTCTCAATGAACCGGAAACCAAGATCAATGTCTTCTGCGGTTTCTACGGACTCTCGAGCGCTCAAACGAGCGCCAAGATCTACGGTCCGGCGATGGCCGGCGAGACGGGTCCGGAGTTGTTCGATATCGGAGCGATCGGCGGAACGATGGGCCGGTTCCCGATGAAGACGTTCGACGTAACCGCGGAACAGGTCACGCAACTGCGACACGGATTGCTCTACGTTCAAATCGGTTCGGTCGACAATCCGACCGGCGAGATCCGCGGGCAGATCCGCAGCCGGACGCGTCCGAGCAATTTCCTCGGCGCTGAAACGGAAGACATCGCGGTCTTTCGTCCGTCGAACGGCATTTGGTACGTCAAGGAAGGAACCGGTTATTCGGAGCAAATCCTCGGCGGTGCGGGCGACGTTCCGGTTTCGGGCGATTTCGACGGCGACGGCAAGACCGATTATGCAGTCTTCAGCAATGGAAACTGGACGATCCGTCGCAGTTCCGATGGCGGTCAGACAAGCCGTCAATTCGGTCTCGCGGGCGACGTTCCGACGCGCGGCGACTATGACGGCGACGGCGACAGCGATCTCGCGGTGTTCCGTCCGTCGAACGGCACCTGGTACGTCGAAAAGAGCAACGGAACGGGTTACACGATCATCCGCTTCGGACTTGCCGGCGACATTCCGGTCGCGTCCGATATGGATGGCGACGGCAGGACGGATATGACCGTCTTCCGTCCGTCGACTGGTACATGGTACTGGACGCGCAGCGGCAAGGGCGACACACAGGCATCCCAATTCGGAACCGCCGGCGATATTCCGATCGCGGGTGATATCGACGGCGACGGCGCGTCGGATCTTGCGGTCTATCGTCCATCGACCGGCGTTTGGTACGCCTGGCGCAGTTCTGACGGCACGTTCGACATTCGGCAGTTCGGTCTCAGTGAAGACGTTCCTGTCGCGGGCAACTACGATGGTGACGGCATTACCGACATCGCCGTGTTCCGTCCGTCGACCGGCACGTGGTACATCTGGCGCAGTTCTGACGGCACCTACGACACCAAATTCTTCGGCGTCGAAGGAGATGTCCCGACGACTAAAAACTAA
- a CDS encoding sigma-70 family RNA polymerase sigma factor — MKETNNEFNAKTLARDDAELVRACRGGDEAAWNELVERYQRLIITIPRRAGLSEEQASDVFQEVFMTLFEKLDEIEQPDRIRSWMVTTAKFKTWGIVRGEKGHYTPETEEEMELEMANLKDSSPLADEMLIESEQQHLIRTALRKLEERCQKILSMIYLRDTAASYVEVAKEIGVGETSISPMRARCLQKLAKILG; from the coding sequence GTGAAAGAAACGAACAACGAATTCAATGCGAAGACTCTTGCGCGCGACGACGCCGAACTGGTTCGCGCGTGCCGCGGCGGCGACGAAGCGGCGTGGAACGAACTCGTCGAGCGCTACCAGCGGCTGATCATCACGATCCCGCGCCGCGCCGGCCTCAGCGAAGAACAAGCGTCTGACGTTTTTCAGGAGGTTTTTATGACGCTGTTCGAGAAACTCGACGAGATCGAACAGCCCGACCGCATCCGTTCGTGGATGGTGACGACCGCCAAGTTCAAAACCTGGGGAATCGTCCGCGGCGAAAAAGGCCACTATACGCCCGAAACCGAAGAGGAAATGGAACTCGAGATGGCGAATCTGAAGGACTCGTCACCGCTCGCCGACGAAATGCTGATCGAGTCCGAGCAGCAGCATCTGATCCGCACCGCGCTCAGGAAGCTCGAAGAGCGCTGTCAGAAGATCCTTTCGATGATTTATCTTCGCGACACGGCCGCGAGCTATGTCGAGGTCGCCAAAGAGATCGGGGTCGGCGAAACAAGCATCAGCCCGATGCGCGCGCGCTGTTTGCAAAAACTGGCGAAGATCTTGGGGTAG